In the Pedobacter cryoconitis genome, ACAGGAAATATCTGATGGCCTTAACGATGGCTATATTTCTGTTTACCGGAATTGTATCCTCCTTTGCACCTCCATTCTGGCTGTTGATGCTGGTCAGGGTTTTACCTGCTTTTCTTCACCCGGTATTAGTCTCAACAGCTGTGGCTGCAGCAACCGCTCATGCAGATCAGAAAGACGCCCATCAGATGATGGCGATTGTGATAGGGGGGATTGGAATCGCTACGATCACTACAGTTCCATTTGCAACTTATATTGCCGGATTGTTTACGAGCTGGCAGTCTTCCTTTATGGTACAGGCAGTGATTAGTTTAACCGTACTTATAGCGATTATAGCCATGCTTCCATCGATGCCGGTTGCGGAGAAAAAATCATATAGCTCGCAGCTCCGTATCTTGAAAAAACCTGTTTTTATGGCAAGTGCTCTATTTTCATTTCTGATGATCGGGTCAATTTTCAGTACCTATAGTTACTTTGCTGATTATCTAAGCAAGGTTAATGGAATGGATGAGCAAACAATTAGTCTGATGCTTTTACTATTTGGATTAACAGGCGTTCTGGGGAATTACGTTGCGGGTAAACTATTGACCAGGAATATCACCAGGATAACTGCAGTTTTCCTGGCCGCATTAACCGTTATTGCTGTGCCCATCTATTTTTCAGGGCCTATGTCTGTGACTACCATTCTTATCATAGGGGTCTGGGGATTTATACAGACTCCATGTTTTCTGACCTCGCAAGCTTATATGATAGAGACTGCACCAGAAGCACCTGAATTTGCAAATAGTATATCAATTTCTTTTGGGAACCTGGGTATTTCAATAGGAACGGCCATTGGCGGAGTTTCTATTGCTGCGCATGGAATACACAGCACGCCATGGGTTATGTTTGCTTTTGGCGGAGCAGCATTGCTGATGATGCTGATTAAAAGAATGCTGGAATCATATCAGT is a window encoding:
- a CDS encoding MFS transporter, which gives rise to MKNKIAYIGCLSLIGMITTEFGVIGILPQVADYYQISIDKAGMLLSAYAMVVALAGPFMTMFASGYNRKYLMALTMAIFLFTGIVSSFAPPFWLLMLVRVLPAFLHPVLVSTAVAAATAHADQKDAHQMMAIVIGGIGIATITTVPFATYIAGLFTSWQSSFMVQAVISLTVLIAIIAMLPSMPVAEKKSYSSQLRILKKPVFMASALFSFLMIGSIFSTYSYFADYLSKVNGMDEQTISLMLLLFGLTGVLGNYVAGKLLTRNITRITAVFLAALTVIAVPIYFSGPMSVTTILIIGVWGFIQTPCFLTSQAYMIETAPEAPEFANSISISFGNLGISIGTAIGGVSIAAHGIHSTPWVMFAFGGAALLMMLIKRMLESYQS